From Gemmatimonadaceae bacterium, one genomic window encodes:
- a CDS encoding aminotransferase class I/II-fold pyridoxal phosphate-dependent enzyme encodes MASSPLDLDQETMRRLGHQVTDLVAEHLANVRSEPVQHPIDRKTARELVGLSGRAPEQGTSFDQILATLRERVFPYHAREPHPFFMGYVPSHPTFPAVVGDWIATGYNFFAGVWSVAAGPNEIELTVLEWFRQWMGMPEGTRGLLTSGGSNATLTAVVAARHAALGDEPQDLPRLTLYASDQAHSSVARAAWIAGIPRANVRAVASDGRFRMRVDALDAAIAADRAAGLRPFLVVGNAGATNTGAVDPLHALADVAAREGLWYHIDAAYAGFAVLTARGRALLDGIARADTVTLDPHKWLFVPFECGCLLAREPARLEAAFHIFADYLKDAEARDQDVNFADSGEQLTRYSRAFKVWVSVNYFGVAPIRAAIAQCMELADHAERLVRAAPDLEVLSPAQFGVICFRVHPPGVDDAAALDALNERVNAAVNASGKVLMSSTRLRGAFSLRLCILSYRTTEADIATVIALVRDASSASQPSAR; translated from the coding sequence ATGGCGTCGTCTCCTCTGGATCTCGACCAGGAGACGATGCGACGGCTGGGCCATCAAGTCACCGACCTGGTGGCGGAGCATCTCGCGAACGTCCGCAGCGAGCCGGTGCAGCATCCGATCGACCGCAAGACGGCGCGCGAGCTGGTGGGGCTTTCCGGCCGCGCGCCCGAACAGGGCACGTCGTTCGACCAGATCCTGGCCACACTGCGCGAACGGGTGTTCCCGTATCATGCGCGCGAGCCGCACCCGTTCTTCATGGGCTACGTGCCCAGCCATCCCACCTTTCCCGCCGTGGTGGGCGACTGGATCGCCACCGGCTACAACTTCTTCGCCGGCGTGTGGTCGGTGGCCGCGGGGCCCAACGAGATCGAGTTGACGGTGCTCGAGTGGTTCCGCCAGTGGATGGGCATGCCGGAGGGCACGCGCGGGCTGCTCACGTCCGGCGGATCGAACGCCACGCTCACCGCGGTCGTGGCGGCGCGGCACGCGGCGTTGGGGGACGAGCCGCAGGATCTGCCGCGGCTCACGCTCTACGCGTCGGACCAGGCGCACTCGTCGGTGGCGCGCGCGGCGTGGATCGCCGGCATTCCGCGGGCCAACGTGCGCGCGGTGGCGAGCGACGGCCGGTTTCGCATGCGCGTGGACGCGCTCGACGCGGCGATCGCGGCCGACCGGGCGGCGGGACTGCGGCCCTTTCTCGTGGTGGGCAACGCGGGGGCGACGAACACCGGCGCCGTGGATCCGTTGCACGCGCTGGCCGACGTGGCGGCGCGCGAGGGGCTCTGGTATCACATCGACGCCGCGTACGCGGGCTTCGCCGTGCTCACGGCGCGCGGACGCGCGTTGCTGGACGGCATCGCGCGGGCCGACACGGTCACGCTCGATCCGCACAAGTGGCTGTTCGTGCCGTTCGAGTGCGGGTGCCTGCTGGCGCGCGAGCCGGCCCGCCTGGAGGCGGCGTTCCACATCTTCGCCGACTACCTCAAGGACGCCGAAGCCCGCGACCAGGACGTGAACTTCGCCGACTCCGGCGAGCAGCTCACGCGGTATTCACGCGCGTTCAAGGTGTGGGTGTCGGTGAACTACTTCGGCGTGGCGCCGATCCGCGCCGCCATCGCGCAGTGCATGGAGCTGGCCGATCACGCCGAGCGGCTGGTGCGCGCCGCGCCCGATCTCGAAGTGCTGTCGCCGGCGCAGTTCGGCGTGATCTGCTTCCGCGTCCATCCGCCGGGCGTGGACGATGCGGCCGCGCTCGACGCGTTGAACGAACGGGTGAATGCGGCGGTGAACGCCAGCGGGAAGGTGTTGATGTCGTCCACGCGGCTGCGCGGCGCGTTCTCGCTGCGGCTGTGCATCCTCAGCTATCGGACCACCGAGGCGGACATCGCGACGGTGATCGCGCTGGTGCGGGACGCGAGCTCGGCGTCCCAACCCTCAGCACGATAG
- a CDS encoding sigma-54 dependent transcriptional regulator, with translation MTAPARLLVADDDRDVLEALRLLLRGEGYEVETAASPNAIVSSVSTSDFDALLMDMNYTRDTTGGVEGLDLLGRLQRLDATLPVIVMTAWGSIEGAVEAVRRGARDYIEKPWNNARLLHVLRTQVELGRAIRQSQRLESENRTLRPAGAPRLIAQSAAMQPLLRLMERIGPSDASALITGEHGTGKEVVAGWLHAASPRHPRPMVTVNLGGLSEGVFESELFGHVKGSFTDAKTDRVGRFELADGGTLFLDEIANLSLAQQSKLLRVLQTGEFERVGSSKTRRVDVRILAATNADLRAEVAAGRFREDLFFRLNTVELHLPPLRERREDIPLLATHFLQSFAAHYRRAVAGFSPEAMQALLRYGWPGNVRELAHAVERATLLAQGESVGDADLSLRQAAGGAAPPLDEMSLEDVERVLVSKAMARYEGNVSLAAKALGLSRSALYRRLQRHNL, from the coding sequence ATGACCGCCCCCGCCCGCCTCCTCGTCGCCGACGACGACCGCGACGTGCTCGAAGCCCTCCGCCTGCTGCTCCGCGGCGAGGGCTACGAGGTCGAGACCGCGGCGTCGCCCAACGCGATCGTGTCGTCGGTGAGCACCAGCGACTTCGACGCGCTGCTCATGGACATGAACTACACGCGCGACACCACGGGCGGCGTGGAGGGGCTCGATCTGCTCGGCCGCCTCCAGCGCCTGGACGCCACGCTGCCGGTGATCGTGATGACGGCGTGGGGGAGCATCGAGGGCGCGGTGGAGGCGGTGCGCCGCGGCGCCCGCGACTACATCGAGAAGCCGTGGAACAACGCGCGGCTGCTGCACGTGCTGCGCACGCAGGTCGAACTGGGCCGGGCCATCCGCCAGAGCCAGCGGCTGGAGAGCGAGAACCGGACCCTCCGCCCCGCAGGCGCCCCCCGGTTGATCGCCCAGTCCGCCGCCATGCAGCCCCTGCTGCGGCTCATGGAGCGCATCGGCCCATCCGACGCCAGCGCCCTCATCACCGGCGAGCACGGCACGGGCAAGGAAGTGGTGGCCGGGTGGCTGCACGCCGCGTCGCCGCGCCACCCACGCCCCATGGTCACCGTCAACCTCGGCGGCCTGTCCGAGGGCGTGTTCGAGAGCGAGCTGTTCGGGCATGTGAAGGGCTCGTTCACCGACGCCAAGACCGACCGCGTGGGACGCTTCGAGCTGGCCGACGGCGGCACGCTGTTCCTGGACGAGATCGCGAATCTCTCGCTCGCCCAGCAGTCCAAGCTGCTGCGCGTGCTGCAGACCGGGGAATTCGAACGCGTGGGCTCGTCCAAGACGCGCCGCGTGGACGTGCGCATCCTCGCCGCCACGAACGCCGATCTGCGCGCCGAGGTGGCGGCCGGACGGTTCCGCGAGGATCTGTTCTTCCGGCTGAACACGGTGGAGCTCCACCTGCCGCCGCTGCGCGAGCGCCGCGAGGACATTCCGCTCCTCGCCACGCACTTTCTCCAGAGCTTCGCGGCGCACTACCGGCGAGCGGTCGCCGGCTTCAGCCCCGAGGCCATGCAGGCACTGTTGCGCTACGGGTGGCCCGGCAACGTGCGCGAGCTCGCGCACGCCGTGGAGCGCGCCACGCTGCTCGCCCAGGGCGAGTCGGTGGGCGATGCCGACCTGTCGCTGCGGCAGGCCGCCGGCGGCGCCGCGCCGCCGCTGGACGAGATGAGCCTCGAGGACGTGGAGCGCGTGCTCGTGAGCAAGGCCATGGCCCGCTACGAAGGGAACGTGAGCCTGGCCGCCAAGGCCCTCGGCCTGTCGCGCAGCGCGCTCTACCGGCGCCTGCAGCGCCACAACCTGTAG
- a CDS encoding ABC transporter permease, translating into MDTLWQDVRFAARSLGKHRLFTLVAVLTLALGIGANTAIFSVVDAVLIRQLPYADAGRLYTIWTAPTATPSDQHPASLPDVRDWQAANTGFSGIAAYGFNRVQLSGPEGSEPIRAVLGTATLFDVLRATPVLGRVPRPSDDRLPVVAISYRIWMRHFGGDRSVIGRTVDLGGDPFTVIGVMPPGFHFPTPDIDAWTSLYGIYKTSGRGGVGDWIDNRGLFGYLVVGRLAPGSTPAGASAALNRVQAQLARTYPASDKGVVIHLESLRDQTVGGVARLLWVMLGAAGFVLLLACANVAHLALARATERAREMAVRRALGAPRRRLVRQLITESLVLAAAGGLAGVLLATWAVAVLVKLSPPDIPRIENVGVNGQVMAYAAAVSVLTGALFGLAPALASWRQDPQIAMRDQGRGLTGGRHSGRLRSWLVAAETALALMLLVGAGLMVRGFEKLTHADPGFDPHGVLAFGALFDLDRYADVSKQAATMDELLARFRAIPGVTSAGAGTSLPPSHVQESQVYTVVGRQAPDPGHVPNAWFVPATPGYLATLGIPVTSGRDFTTADDPHAPLVMIVNRELVRRAFPKQDPLGQQLNVGGVIRTIVGVTGDPTFNGIGSPPAPAVFVPYAQAPFPGVWFAVRTRGAPAQLAGAVRNAFHAVDPQLDPISMEPMEAMMGDEFIRPRFQTWLLATFGTLAMVLAAIGIYGVVAYGVVQRTGELGLRLALGAPTRHVLGMVVRQGMLPVVIGLAAGIVGSVALSRLMTGLLYGITATDRPTFAVVAAVLAVVALAAAYLPARRAARVDPLVALRAD; encoded by the coding sequence ATGGACACGCTGTGGCAGGACGTCCGCTTCGCGGCGCGCTCGCTGGGCAAGCACCGCCTGTTCACCCTGGTGGCGGTGCTCACGCTCGCGCTCGGCATCGGCGCCAACACCGCGATCTTCAGCGTCGTCGACGCCGTGCTCATCCGGCAGCTGCCATACGCCGACGCCGGCCGCCTCTACACCATCTGGACGGCGCCAACGGCCACGCCGTCCGACCAGCACCCCGCGTCGCTGCCCGACGTCCGTGATTGGCAGGCCGCCAACACCGGCTTCTCCGGCATCGCCGCCTACGGGTTCAACCGCGTCCAGCTCTCCGGGCCCGAGGGCAGCGAACCCATCCGCGCCGTGCTCGGGACGGCGACCCTGTTCGACGTCCTCCGCGCCACCCCCGTGCTCGGCCGCGTCCCCCGCCCCTCCGACGACCGGCTGCCCGTCGTGGCCATAAGTTATCGCATATGGATGCGCCACTTCGGCGGCGACCGGTCGGTGATCGGCCGGACCGTGGACCTGGGCGGCGACCCGTTCACGGTCATCGGGGTCATGCCCCCCGGCTTCCACTTCCCGACGCCCGACATCGACGCCTGGACCTCGCTCTACGGCATCTACAAAACGTCGGGCCGGGGAGGGGTCGGCGACTGGATCGACAATCGGGGCCTGTTCGGATATCTCGTCGTGGGACGCCTCGCGCCGGGCTCCACGCCCGCCGGCGCGAGCGCGGCGCTGAACCGCGTGCAGGCGCAGCTCGCCCGGACGTACCCGGCTTCCGACAAGGGAGTGGTGATCCACCTCGAGTCGCTCCGCGATCAGACGGTGGGGGGCGTGGCGCGCCTCCTCTGGGTGATGCTCGGCGCGGCGGGATTCGTGCTCCTGCTCGCGTGCGCGAACGTGGCGCACCTGGCGCTGGCGCGCGCCACCGAGCGCGCGCGCGAGATGGCCGTGCGCCGGGCCCTCGGCGCGCCGCGCCGGCGCCTGGTGCGGCAGTTGATCACCGAGAGTCTCGTGCTGGCCGCGGCCGGCGGCTTGGCCGGCGTGCTGCTCGCGACGTGGGCCGTGGCCGTGCTCGTGAAGCTGAGCCCGCCGGACATTCCGCGCATCGAGAACGTGGGGGTCAACGGCCAGGTGATGGCCTACGCGGCGGCGGTGAGCGTGCTCACGGGGGCGCTGTTCGGCCTCGCGCCGGCGCTGGCGTCGTGGCGGCAGGATCCGCAGATCGCGATGCGCGATCAGGGGCGCGGGTTGACGGGCGGCCGCCACTCGGGCCGGCTCCGCTCGTGGCTGGTGGCGGCCGAGACCGCGCTGGCTCTCATGCTGCTCGTTGGCGCGGGGCTGATGGTGCGGGGCTTCGAGAAGTTGACGCACGCCGATCCGGGGTTCGATCCCCACGGCGTGCTCGCGTTCGGCGCGCTGTTCGATCTCGACCGGTACGCCGACGTCTCCAAGCAGGCCGCGACGATGGACGAGCTGCTGGCCCGCTTTCGCGCCATCCCGGGCGTGACGAGCGCAGGCGCGGGCACCAGCCTGCCGCCGTCGCACGTGCAGGAATCGCAGGTGTACACCGTGGTGGGACGGCAAGCGCCCGACCCGGGGCACGTGCCCAACGCGTGGTTCGTGCCGGCGACGCCGGGCTACCTCGCGACCCTGGGGATCCCCGTGACCTCCGGGCGGGACTTCACGACGGCGGATGACCCGCATGCGCCGCTGGTGATGATCGTGAACCGGGAGTTGGTGCGGCGCGCGTTCCCGAAGCAGGATCCGCTCGGGCAGCAGCTCAACGTGGGCGGCGTGATCCGAACGATCGTCGGCGTCACGGGCGACCCCACGTTCAATGGCATCGGGTCACCGCCGGCTCCCGCGGTGTTCGTCCCGTACGCGCAGGCGCCCTTCCCGGGCGTGTGGTTCGCCGTGCGGACGCGGGGCGCGCCGGCGCAGCTGGCCGGCGCGGTGCGCAACGCGTTCCACGCCGTCGATCCGCAACTCGATCCCATCTCGATGGAGCCGATGGAAGCGATGATGGGCGATGAGTTCATTCGCCCGCGCTTCCAGACGTGGCTCCTGGCCACGTTCGGCACCCTGGCCATGGTGCTCGCGGCGATCGGGATCTACGGCGTGGTGGCGTACGGCGTGGTGCAACGGACGGGAGAGCTGGGGCTGCGGCTTGCGCTGGGCGCGCCGACGCGCCACGTGCTGGGCATGGTGGTGCGCCAGGGGATGCTGCCGGTGGTGATCGGGCTGGCAGCCGGCATCGTGGGGAGCGTGGCGCTGTCGCGCCTCATGACGGGACTGCTGTACGGCATCACCGCCACCGACCGGCCCACCTTCGCCGTGGTCGCCGCGGTGTTGGCTGTCGTCGCGCTGGCGGCGGCGTATCTTCCGGCGCGGCGTGCCGCCCGCGTCGATCCCCTCGTCGCGCTGCGCGCCGATTGA
- a CDS encoding ABC transporter ATP-binding protein, producing MGTNGQGLIQLQGIRKVFYTDEVETHALSDVHLEIKQGEYIAISGPSGCGKTTLLSILGLLDTPSDGEYLLDGRPVAGLDAGDRARVRNRQIGFIFQAFNLIGDLTVYENVELPLTYRGMSANERKERVHAALDRVGMSHRVKHFPAQLSGGQQQRVAVARAVAGDPAILLADEPTGNLDSANGEQVMDLLRELHRNGATICMVTHDPRYAAHADRSVNLFDGRVVDEQPIVAHA from the coding sequence ATGGGAACGAACGGGCAGGGGCTCATCCAGTTGCAGGGCATCCGGAAGGTGTTCTACACCGACGAGGTCGAGACGCACGCGCTCTCCGACGTGCATCTCGAGATCAAGCAGGGTGAGTACATCGCCATCTCCGGCCCGTCGGGGTGCGGCAAGACCACGCTGCTCTCCATTCTCGGGCTGCTCGACACGCCGTCCGACGGCGAGTACCTGCTCGACGGCCGCCCCGTGGCCGGCCTCGACGCCGGCGACCGGGCGCGCGTGCGCAACCGGCAGATCGGGTTCATCTTCCAGGCGTTCAACCTGATCGGCGATCTCACGGTCTACGAGAACGTCGAGCTGCCGCTCACGTATCGTGGCATGAGCGCCAACGAACGCAAGGAGCGCGTGCACGCGGCGCTCGACCGCGTGGGGATGTCGCACCGCGTGAAGCACTTCCCGGCGCAGCTCTCCGGCGGCCAGCAGCAGCGGGTGGCGGTGGCCCGCGCCGTGGCCGGCGACCCGGCCATCCTCCTGGCCGACGAGCCCACCGGCAACCTCGACTCGGCCAACGGCGAGCAGGTGATGGATCTGCTGCGCGAGCTGCACCGCAACGGCGCCACGATCTGCATGGTGACGCACGATCCGCGCTACGCGGCGCACGCCGATCGCAGCGTGAACCTGTTCGACGGGCGCGTGGTGGACGAGCAGCCGATCGTGGCGCACGCGTAG
- a CDS encoding P1 family peptidase yields MARSAVTLAGLLVLASATLHAQSQAPRRARQLGVAPGIFAPGANNAITDVAGVLVGQTTVDDGDSIHTGITAILPHAGNMFAARVPAAIVVGNGFGKLVGVTQVGELGEIETPILLTCTLCVWRAADAMVGWLLAQPGMEHVKSINPVVGETNDGTLNAIRSRPITPAEVVHALESATGGPVAEGSVGAGRGTIAFGWKGGIGTSSRVLPKSLGGWTVGVLVQTNYGGILQVLGAPVGRELGQYSFQHDVDDQSANGSCMIVVATDAPILDRNLRRLASRAIMGLARTGSFAANGSGDYVIAFSANPALQRGADQRRPDVEELTNDEMSPLFEAVVEATEEAIYNSLFMATPVTNQGRTVQPVPIDKVQAILSKYGYGR; encoded by the coding sequence ATGGCCCGCAGCGCAGTGACCCTGGCCGGACTCCTGGTCCTCGCGTCCGCGACACTTCACGCGCAGTCGCAGGCGCCGCGGCGCGCGCGTCAGCTGGGCGTGGCGCCCGGCATCTTCGCGCCCGGCGCGAACAACGCGATCACCGACGTGGCCGGCGTGCTCGTGGGCCAGACCACGGTGGACGATGGCGACTCCATCCACACCGGGATCACCGCCATCCTCCCGCATGCCGGCAACATGTTCGCCGCGCGCGTGCCGGCGGCCATCGTCGTGGGCAACGGGTTCGGGAAGCTGGTGGGCGTGACCCAGGTGGGGGAGTTGGGGGAGATCGAGACGCCGATCCTGCTCACCTGCACGCTCTGCGTGTGGCGCGCCGCCGACGCGATGGTGGGGTGGCTGCTCGCCCAGCCCGGCATGGAGCACGTGAAGTCCATCAATCCCGTGGTGGGGGAAACCAACGACGGCACCCTCAACGCCATCCGGTCGCGTCCGATCACGCCGGCCGAGGTGGTGCACGCGCTCGAGTCGGCCACGGGGGGACCGGTGGCCGAGGGAAGCGTGGGGGCCGGCCGCGGCACGATCGCGTTCGGTTGGAAGGGCGGCATCGGCACGTCGTCGCGCGTGCTCCCCAAGTCGCTGGGCGGGTGGACGGTGGGCGTGCTCGTGCAGACCAACTACGGCGGGATCCTGCAGGTGCTGGGGGCGCCGGTGGGCAGGGAGCTGGGACAGTATTCGTTCCAGCACGACGTGGACGACCAGAGCGCCAACGGGTCGTGCATGATCGTCGTGGCCACCGACGCGCCGATCCTCGATCGGAATCTGCGGCGGTTGGCGTCGCGGGCGATCATGGGGTTGGCCCGCACGGGGTCGTTCGCGGCCAACGGGTCGGGCGACTACGTCATCGCCTTCTCGGCCAACCCGGCGCTGCAGCGCGGCGCCGACCAGCGCCGTCCCGACGTGGAGGAGTTGACCAACGACGAGATGTCCCCGCTGTTCGAGGCGGTGGTCGAGGCCACGGAAGAGGCGATCTACAACTCGCTGTTCATGGCGACGCCGGTAACGAACCAGGGACGCACCGTGCAACCGGTGCCGATCGACAAGGTGCAGGCCATTCTCAGCAAGTACGGGTACGGCCGATGA
- a CDS encoding ABC transporter ATP-binding protein gives MISLRNVEKSYPIAGGQTFVLRRITLDIAPGEFVTIMGPSGAGKSTLLAVLGMLDGAWTGEYFLHDHPVHTLDTKRRVALHKQYVGFVFQQYHLLDDLTVAENLDIPLSYRDIRKSERQAMVADTLDRFGMVAKKDLYPHQLSGGQQQLVAVARAVIHQPSILLADEPTGNLHSAQGAEIMELFTRLNKAGTTIVQVTHSEVNAGYGNRIINLKDGWIA, from the coding sequence ATGATCTCCCTGCGCAACGTCGAGAAGAGCTATCCCATTGCCGGCGGCCAGACGTTCGTGCTGCGCCGGATCACGCTCGATATCGCCCCCGGCGAGTTCGTGACCATCATGGGCCCGTCGGGCGCCGGCAAGTCCACGCTGCTCGCCGTGCTCGGCATGCTCGACGGGGCCTGGACGGGGGAGTACTTCCTGCACGATCACCCGGTGCACACGCTCGACACCAAGCGGCGCGTGGCGCTGCACAAGCAGTACGTGGGGTTCGTGTTCCAGCAGTACCACCTGCTCGACGATCTCACGGTGGCCGAGAACCTCGACATCCCGCTGTCGTACCGCGACATCAGGAAGTCGGAGCGCCAGGCGATGGTGGCCGACACGCTCGACCGGTTCGGGATGGTGGCCAAGAAGGATCTCTATCCGCACCAGCTGTCCGGCGGCCAGCAGCAGCTGGTGGCCGTGGCCCGCGCCGTGATCCACCAACCGTCCATCCTGCTCGCCGACGAGCCCACCGGCAATCTCCACTCGGCGCAGGGCGCCGAGATCATGGAGCTGTTCACCAGGCTCAACAAGGCCGGCACGACGATCGTCCAGGTGACCCATTCCGAAGTGAACGCGGGCTACGGCAATCGGATCATCAATCTCAAGGACGGCTGGATCGCCTGA
- a CDS encoding ATP-binding protein → MASHERQVTLLALASPLPALLVALGLLWTGGYAPRMQWTLTVLLVALWLVLAFALRDRVVRPLQTLSNMLAAVREQDYSLRGRRASTEDALGLAMLEMNSLMDELRERRLGALEATALLQRVMAEIDVAVFAFDDAGALRVVNASGERLLGQPSERLLGRRAEEVGLEECLSGDAPRVVELALAGQRGRWEVRRGGFRQGGRPHRFVVLADVSRALRDEERKAWQRLIRVLGHEINNSITPIKSLAEQFQESLRRGPPDEAMRADMQSGLGVIATRSEGLTRFLASYTRLAKLPAPRLASIAVGAWVTRVAQLETRLPVEVRPGPDVVLLADGDQLDQLLINLVRNAVDAALETGGGVRVTWRRDGARFELVVQDDGPGLPHTTNLFVPFFTTKPGGTGIGLVLSQQIAEAHGGSVALVDRTEGRGCEARLVLSC, encoded by the coding sequence ATGGCGTCGCACGAACGCCAGGTCACCCTCCTCGCGCTCGCCTCCCCGCTGCCGGCGTTGCTCGTGGCGCTCGGGTTGCTCTGGACGGGCGGCTACGCCCCGCGCATGCAGTGGACGCTCACCGTGCTGCTCGTGGCGCTCTGGCTCGTGCTCGCGTTCGCGCTGCGCGACCGCGTGGTGCGCCCCCTGCAGACGCTGTCCAACATGCTCGCCGCCGTGCGCGAGCAGGACTACTCGCTGCGCGGCCGCCGCGCCAGCACCGAGGACGCGCTGGGGCTGGCCATGCTCGAGATGAATTCGCTCATGGACGAGCTGCGCGAGCGGCGCCTGGGCGCGCTCGAGGCCACCGCGCTCCTGCAGCGCGTGATGGCGGAGATCGACGTGGCCGTGTTCGCGTTCGACGACGCCGGCGCGCTGCGCGTGGTGAACGCGAGCGGCGAACGGCTGCTCGGCCAGCCGTCGGAACGGCTGCTCGGGCGGCGCGCCGAGGAGGTCGGCCTCGAGGAATGCCTGAGCGGCGACGCGCCGCGCGTGGTGGAACTCGCTCTCGCCGGCCAGCGCGGCCGCTGGGAGGTGCGGCGCGGCGGCTTCCGGCAGGGCGGCCGCCCGCACCGGTTCGTGGTGCTCGCCGACGTGAGCCGCGCCCTGCGCGACGAGGAGCGCAAGGCGTGGCAGCGGCTGATCCGCGTGCTCGGCCACGAGATCAACAATTCGATCACGCCCATCAAGTCGCTCGCCGAGCAGTTCCAGGAGTCGCTGCGCCGCGGTCCCCCCGACGAGGCCATGCGCGCCGACATGCAGTCGGGATTGGGCGTGATCGCGACCCGCTCCGAGGGGCTGACGCGATTCCTGGCGTCGTACACGCGGCTGGCCAAGCTGCCCGCGCCGCGGCTCGCGTCGATCGCCGTGGGCGCGTGGGTCACCCGCGTCGCGCAACTCGAGACGCGGCTCCCGGTGGAGGTGCGCCCCGGCCCCGACGTCGTCCTGCTCGCCGACGGCGACCAGCTCGATCAGCTGCTGATCAATCTCGTGCGCAACGCCGTGGACGCGGCGCTCGAGACCGGGGGCGGCGTGCGCGTGACGTGGCGCCGCGACGGCGCGAGGTTCGAGCTGGTGGTGCAGGACGACGGCCCCGGGCTGCCGCACACCACCAATCTGTTCGTCCCGTTCTTCACCACCAAGCCGGGCGGCACCGGGATCGGGCTGGTGCTGTCACAGCAGATCGCCGAGGCGCACGGGGGATCGGTGGCGCTGGTGGATCGCACCGAGGGACGCGGGTGCGAGGCGCGGCTGGTGCTATCGTGCTGA
- a CDS encoding O-antigen ligase family protein — MASTSTSPSPADSAAPLHTALGVVLLGIAALGVGLVAAPYKAFDLDRFFVPKELVLHVAALCIAFPIVRRSRRVPFTGVDVLLALYLALSVVSALFAANAWLATRALAVTWSSLLLFWSATAFTAGSPRRRRTITGLLAVAVVAVAVSALVQAYGADSTFFSTNRAPGGTLGNRNFVAHLAAIITPLLIVTAVGARRWLATAAAALGLAAVSAILVLSRTRAAWIALAACVIVLLPGVWRARRKWRVPGMRRRLALIGCVAAAAVGAAVFAPNALEWRSKSPYLDTMKNVADYKGGSGRGRLLQYENSIRLALHHPLLGVGPGNWAVAYPAIVPASDPSLDDQTRMTANPWPSSDWMAFVSERGWIATGCLALAMLMLLSDAAGQLLSATAFDDYLRGLALGGTVIATVIVGLFDAVLLLPAPALIVFAALGALRTPPVRRAFAPPAALRAALAAAVVAVGVGAAARSAFMLRAMRDYEHDAVVTAAREDPGSYRIQMRLADDAAARGRCDLVRVHAGAARALFPYAPAPKRRLAECSRSAPR, encoded by the coding sequence ATGGCCTCTACCTCTACCTCCCCCTCGCCCGCTGATTCCGCGGCGCCACTCCACACCGCGCTGGGCGTGGTGCTGCTCGGCATCGCGGCGCTGGGCGTGGGATTGGTGGCGGCGCCCTACAAGGCGTTCGACCTCGACCGCTTCTTCGTGCCCAAGGAGCTGGTGCTGCACGTGGCGGCGCTGTGCATCGCCTTCCCGATCGTGCGGCGGAGCCGGCGCGTGCCGTTCACCGGCGTGGACGTCCTGCTCGCGCTGTATCTGGCGCTGAGCGTGGTCTCGGCGCTGTTCGCCGCCAACGCGTGGCTGGCCACGCGGGCGCTGGCCGTCACCTGGTCGAGCCTGCTGCTCTTCTGGAGCGCCACCGCGTTCACGGCGGGGAGCCCCAGGCGCCGGCGCACCATCACCGGGCTGCTGGCGGTGGCCGTGGTCGCCGTGGCGGTCTCGGCGCTCGTCCAGGCCTACGGGGCGGACTCCACGTTCTTCAGCACCAACCGCGCGCCGGGCGGCACGCTGGGCAACCGCAACTTCGTGGCCCACCTGGCCGCCATCATCACGCCGCTGCTCATCGTGACCGCCGTCGGCGCGCGCCGGTGGTTGGCCACGGCGGCCGCGGCCCTGGGGTTGGCCGCCGTGTCGGCCATCCTCGTGCTGTCGCGCACGCGCGCCGCGTGGATCGCCCTCGCCGCATGCGTCATCGTGCTCCTGCCCGGCGTGTGGCGGGCGCGGCGCAAATGGCGCGTGCCCGGCATGCGCCGCCGGCTGGCATTGATCGGATGCGTGGCGGCGGCGGCGGTGGGCGCGGCCGTCTTCGCGCCCAATGCGCTCGAATGGCGCAGCAAGTCGCCGTACCTCGACACGATGAAGAACGTGGCCGACTACAAGGGCGGCAGCGGACGCGGACGCCTGCTGCAATACGAGAATTCCATCCGCCTCGCGCTGCACCATCCCCTGCTGGGCGTGGGCCCCGGCAACTGGGCCGTGGCGTACCCCGCCATCGTGCCGGCCAGCGATCCGTCGCTCGACGACCAGACCCGCATGACCGCCAACCCGTGGCCGAGCAGCGACTGGATGGCGTTCGTCTCGGAGCGGGGGTGGATCGCCACGGGGTGCCTGGCGTTGGCCATGCTCATGCTGCTGAGCGATGCCGCCGGACAACTCCTGTCGGCCACCGCGTTCGACGACTACCTGCGCGGCCTGGCGCTGGGCGGCACGGTGATCGCGACGGTGATCGTGGGACTGTTCGACGCCGTGTTGCTGCTGCCGGCGCCGGCGCTGATCGTGTTCGCGGCCCTGGGGGCGTTGCGCACGCCGCCCGTCCGGCGCGCCTTCGCGCCGCCGGCCGCCCTGCGGGCCGCGCTCGCCGCCGCGGTGGTGGCGGTGGGCGTGGGCGCTGCGGCGCGCAGCGCCTTCATGCTGCGCGCCATGCGCGACTACGAACACGACGCGGTGGTCACCGCGGCCCGCGAGGATCCGGGAAGCTACCGCATCCAGATGCGCCTGGCGGACGACGCCGCGGCGCGCGGCCGGTGCGATCTCGTGCGCGTCCACGCCGGCGCGGCGCGGGCGTTGTTTCCCTATGCGCCGGCGCCCAAGCGGCGGCTGGCGGAGTGCTCCCGGTCAGCGCCGCGTTGA